GAGAGCTTGAAGTTTATGGCCACAAGGAAGGGTGACAGTGTTGTCCTTGTTCAGGACGGAATCTTCTGGGCTCTGGATGAGCTAAATACCGAGGCCGAGGTTTTTGCGATTATCGACGATGTGAAGGCCAGAGGTTACAGCGCCGATGATTTGACCGTTCCCTCGATCACCTACGATGAATTTGTAGAGATAATCGAAAAATCTGAAAAAACTATCGGTTAATTGATGGTTTTGAAACCCGAGAGATGCTCTTCATAGAAGGGCACCTTTTATTGAAAGGGATAGTGGATTTCCATGGCAAACCTAAAATTACCTGACCTGTTCAAAGTCTTCGCCAATCAAACAAGGATAGAAATCGCGACTCTGATAGTCGATAATTGTATGACAGCCTCGGAGATATCTGAAAGACTTCAGATGGATCTTTCCACAATCTACAGACATCTTCAACACATGAAAAAACGAGGAATATTGAACTCGAAGTTCTCTAAAGGAGTCGAGAGATTCGATTTCAGTTCTCCTAGAATATACAGATTGTTTGAAGAAGCGGTATCCTTCATCAGCGAAACTAAGGAATACAGGTTCCTGGACTGTTCAAAAGGTATTTGCCATCATTATCTTGGAGAAATGGGTGTCGATGTTAAACCCGATCTTCTACTAGATATGCGCGGTGAGTCCTGCCCGGTTCCGGATATGCAAACGAAAGTGACTCTCTCCGAGATGGAAGAGGGAAAGGTTCTATTGGTCATAGTGGATTACCCACTTTCCGGCGAGAGGATTCCCGTATCCGTTCAAAGGGAAGGGCACGAGTTTCTCAAGAAAATCATCGATGATAATGGCGACATTAAGATCTATATAAGGAGGAAATGA
This portion of the Mesotoga infera genome encodes:
- a CDS encoding DsrH/TusB family sulfur relay protein; this translates as MALIVIKYGKQNVAESLKFMATRKGDSVVLVQDGIFWALDELNTEAEVFAIIDDVKARGYSADDLTVPSITYDEFVEIIEKSEKTIG
- a CDS encoding sulfurtransferase TusA family protein, whose product is MANLKLPDLFKVFANQTRIEIATLIVDNCMTASEISERLQMDLSTIYRHLQHMKKRGILNSKFSKGVERFDFSSPRIYRLFEEAVSFISETKEYRFLDCSKGICHHYLGEMGVDVKPDLLLDMRGESCPVPDMQTKVTLSEMEEGKVLLVIVDYPLSGERIPVSVQREGHEFLKKIIDDNGDIKIYIRRK